In one Desulfoferula mesophila genomic region, the following are encoded:
- the lnt gene encoding apolipoprotein N-acyltransferase — translation MPLLASWRPGWGAALTAFLAGGLLALAFPPLNWWPLCLLGVAPFILLARRLSPRRALIAGWLGGMALFAGLMYWILVVMTQYGGLNWALAGVALFFFAFYLGCYLGIFCCVVSFLNREGIRPLLAAPLVWAGLEWVRSWAVTGVPWLPLAMGLDGSLPLMQSAELWSTNGLCLLVVLVNALVAEAVVFPREAAPAWRQGSALAAALVLVAGGWWWGQARLTQVRAASQAAPTLAVSVVQGDVSLPMLWQRALRPVVIERHVKATQRAAATEKRRPWLVVWPESAAPFYFMRDARPSQPVLELANQLDAYIMLGSLGAVEVDGKYKVSNRAWLVKPTGDAAEYYDKVHLVPFGEYVPWSQILFFVRAVAQIGDDFAVGRPGKVLNMGPVALGPLICYESIFPELARDMRLAGARLLVNQTNDAWFGRTSAPYEHMAHLRFRAVENRLACARAANTGVSGFVLPSGEIIKATGLFTPAVASADLPLMNEDTFYLRHGEIVGPGALGVTVLLIFWALWRERKREV, via the coding sequence GTGCCCCTTCTCGCCAGTTGGCGCCCCGGTTGGGGCGCCGCCCTCACGGCCTTTTTGGCGGGGGGGCTCTTGGCCCTGGCCTTTCCACCCCTGAACTGGTGGCCCCTTTGTCTGTTGGGGGTGGCTCCCTTCATCCTGCTGGCCCGGCGCCTGAGCCCCCGCCGCGCCCTGATCGCCGGATGGCTGGGCGGCATGGCCCTTTTCGCCGGGCTCATGTATTGGATCCTGGTGGTCATGACCCAATATGGCGGCCTCAATTGGGCCCTGGCCGGGGTCGCCCTTTTCTTTTTCGCCTTTTATCTGGGCTGCTACCTGGGCATCTTCTGCTGCGTGGTGAGCTTCCTGAACCGGGAGGGCATCAGGCCCCTGCTGGCGGCCCCCCTGGTCTGGGCCGGCCTGGAGTGGGTGCGCTCCTGGGCCGTCACCGGGGTGCCCTGGCTGCCTCTGGCCATGGGCCTGGACGGCAGCCTGCCCCTGATGCAGAGCGCCGAGCTGTGGAGCACCAACGGGCTGTGCCTGTTGGTGGTGCTGGTCAACGCCCTGGTGGCCGAGGCGGTCGTTTTTCCCCGTGAGGCCGCGCCGGCCTGGCGGCAGGGCTCGGCCCTGGCGGCGGCCCTGGTTTTGGTGGCGGGCGGCTGGTGGTGGGGCCAGGCGCGCCTGACCCAGGTGCGCGCCGCTTCCCAGGCCGCACCCACCCTGGCGGTTAGCGTGGTGCAGGGCGACGTGTCCCTGCCCATGCTCTGGCAGCGCGCGTTGCGCCCGGTGGTGATCGAGCGCCACGTAAAGGCCACCCAGCGCGCGGCGGCCACGGAGAAAAGGCGGCCCTGGCTGGTGGTCTGGCCCGAGTCGGCCGCGCCTTTTTATTTCATGCGCGACGCCCGGCCCAGCCAGCCGGTTTTGGAGCTGGCCAACCAGCTGGACGCCTACATCATGCTGGGCTCGTTGGGCGCGGTGGAGGTGGACGGTAAGTACAAGGTGAGTAACCGCGCCTGGCTGGTGAAGCCCACGGGGGACGCGGCGGAGTATTACGACAAGGTGCACCTGGTGCCCTTTGGCGAATACGTGCCTTGGAGCCAGATACTGTTTTTCGTGCGGGCCGTGGCCCAGATCGGCGACGATTTCGCGGTGGGCCGGCCGGGCAAGGTCCTGAACATGGGGCCGGTGGCGCTGGGGCCCCTGATTTGTTATGAATCCATATTCCCCGAGCTGGCTCGGGACATGCGCCTGGCCGGGGCTCGGTTGCTGGTGAACCAGACCAACGACGCCTGGTTCGGGCGCACCAGCGCGCCCTATGAGCACATGGCCCATCTGCGCTTCCGGGCCGTGGAAAACCGGCTGGCCTGCGCCCGGGCGGCCAACACCGGCGTCTCGGGTTTCGTGCTGCCCAGCGGTGAGATCATAAAGGCCACCGGCCTGTTCACCCCCGCGGTGGCCAGCGCCGATCTGCCACTTATGAACGAGGATACGTTTTACCTGCGCCACGGCGAAATCGTCGGGCCGGGAGCCCTGGGAGTCACCGTGCTCCTTATTTTCTGGGCGCTTTGGCGAGAGCGCAAACGAGAGGTATAG
- the mqnB gene encoding futalosine hydrolase has product MSLWLITVAMAPEARLLTTRWQVAGDIGRRPCWRGSLAGRDTLLLLTGIGQVNAAQAVTAALEAEPGIEAVFNLGCAGAFEGSGLRIGQAALASEVVLADMGVQSAGGLAGLDEVDIALAGRSTGLPVYNRIPCDLGLNELIRRANPGIAQGPMATVGRISGDAATALAVGRRWGAIMEEMEGAAVGLVARWYAKPFAALRGVSNPAGLRELDLAAGAEAAQRALLALG; this is encoded by the coding sequence ATGAGTTTGTGGTTGATAACCGTCGCCATGGCCCCGGAGGCCCGCCTGTTGACCACCCGCTGGCAAGTCGCCGGCGATATCGGCCGCCGCCCCTGTTGGCGCGGCTCGTTGGCCGGGCGCGATACCCTGTTGCTGCTCACCGGCATCGGCCAGGTGAACGCGGCCCAGGCCGTCACCGCGGCCCTGGAGGCCGAACCCGGCATCGAGGCGGTGTTCAACCTGGGCTGCGCCGGGGCCTTTGAGGGCAGCGGCCTGCGAATCGGCCAGGCGGCCCTGGCCAGCGAGGTGGTGCTGGCCGACATGGGGGTGCAAAGCGCCGGGGGCCTGGCGGGCCTGGACGAGGTGGACATCGCCCTGGCCGGGCGCAGCACGGGCTTGCCGGTCTACAACCGCATCCCCTGCGACCTCGGCCTGAACGAGCTTATCCGGCGGGCCAACCCCGGCATAGCCCAAGGCCCCATGGCCACGGTGGGGCGCATCAGCGGCGACGCGGCCACGGCCCTGGCGGTGGGACGGCGCTGGGGGGCCATCATGGAAGAGATGGAAGGCGCGGCGGTGGGCCTGGTGGCCCGCTGGTACGCCAAGCCCTTCGCGGCCCTGAGGGGAGTCAGCAACCCCGCCGGGCTGCGCGAACTGGACCTGGCCGCCGGGGCCGAGGCGGCCCAGCGGGCCCTGTTGGCCTTGGGGTAG
- a CDS encoding hemolysin family protein yields MTPTNTSEDLEREIHGLVDEGEAKGLITANEGRMIEAVLDLDETTTGQIMVPRTEMATVSSTASLEEVVQVIVESGHSRLPITGEDLDNIVGVVHAKDLLPHWGKNGRDVDVTAMCRPPFFVPESKPVDQLFSDFKRKRAHLAIVVDEYGGTAGIVTIEDVLEEIVGEIIDEYDQEEPQIMEQADSSILVDARLEVEKLAEYLDMELPEELPEGRFETVGGFITTLLGRVPRAQEEVTYGPLRMVVVGADERRVTEVQIFSGSQPASPNHGD; encoded by the coding sequence GTGACCCCAACCAACACCTCCGAGGATCTGGAGCGCGAGATTCACGGGTTGGTGGATGAAGGCGAGGCCAAGGGCCTCATCACCGCCAATGAGGGCCGCATGATCGAGGCGGTCCTGGACCTGGACGAAACTACCACCGGTCAGATCATGGTGCCGCGCACCGAAATGGCCACCGTGTCCAGCACGGCCAGCCTGGAGGAGGTGGTGCAGGTGATCGTGGAGTCGGGCCACTCGCGCCTGCCCATCACCGGCGAGGACCTGGACAACATCGTGGGAGTGGTACATGCCAAGGATCTCTTGCCCCATTGGGGCAAGAACGGCCGGGACGTGGATGTGACCGCCATGTGCAGGCCTCCCTTCTTTGTCCCGGAGTCCAAGCCGGTGGACCAGCTGTTCAGCGACTTCAAGCGCAAGCGGGCGCACCTGGCCATCGTGGTGGACGAATACGGCGGCACCGCCGGCATCGTCACCATCGAGGACGTGCTGGAAGAGATCGTCGGCGAGATCATCGACGAGTACGACCAGGAAGAGCCGCAGATAATGGAGCAGGCCGACAGCTCCATACTGGTGGACGCCCGCCTGGAGGTGGAGAAGCTGGCCGAGTACCTGGACATGGAGCTACCCGAGGAGCTGCCCGAGGGGCGCTTCGAGACCGTGGGCGGTTTTATCACCACCCTGCTGGGCCGGGTGCCCCGCGCCCAGGAAGAAGTAACCTACGGCCCCCTGCGTATGGTCGTGGTGGGGGCCGACGAGCGCCGTGTCACCGAGGTTCAGATTTTCAGCGGCTCCCAGCCCGCCTCGCCCAATCACGGAGACTGA
- a CDS encoding 1,4-dihydroxy-6-naphthoate synthase, with product MNPREIGFGLSPCPNDTFAFHAALHGLVDTRGWRLRPHMADVEELNRLALAGELEMTKLSFPALGRCLDRYGLLTAGAALGRGCGPLVVCRPGFDLERLAEATVAVPGFNTTAFMLLSLYLGRAPLAEALVFDQIMPAVAERRFEAGLIIHEGRFTFEGYGLLAPLDLGAWWEEISGLPIPLGCIAARRDLGREAARELQDILSASVAHAQARPQASQEFMLAHAQEMLPEVVNEHIGLYVNDFSRELGPEGLAAVEELLARGREIGLLPQGGYSLLAG from the coding sequence GTGAATCCCCGCGAGATCGGCTTCGGGCTTTCGCCGTGCCCCAACGACACCTTTGCCTTTCACGCGGCCCTGCACGGCCTGGTGGATACCCGCGGCTGGCGGCTTCGCCCGCACATGGCCGACGTGGAGGAGCTCAACCGCCTGGCCCTGGCCGGTGAGTTGGAGATGACCAAGCTCAGTTTCCCGGCCTTGGGGCGCTGCCTGGATCGCTACGGCCTGCTAACCGCCGGAGCCGCCCTGGGCCGGGGCTGCGGCCCCCTGGTGGTGTGCCGCCCGGGCTTCGACCTGGAGCGGCTGGCCGAGGCGACCGTGGCCGTGCCCGGCTTCAACACCACCGCCTTCATGCTGCTCAGCTTGTACCTGGGCCGGGCGCCACTGGCCGAGGCCCTGGTCTTCGACCAGATCATGCCTGCCGTGGCCGAGAGGCGCTTCGAAGCGGGCCTCATAATCCACGAGGGGCGCTTCACCTTCGAAGGCTACGGCCTGCTGGCCCCGCTGGATCTGGGGGCCTGGTGGGAAGAGATCAGCGGGCTGCCCATTCCCCTGGGCTGCATCGCCGCCCGCCGGGACCTGGGCCGCGAGGCGGCGCGGGAGTTACAGGATATACTGAGTGCCAGCGTGGCCCACGCTCAGGCACGGCCCCAAGCCTCTCAAGAGTTCATGCTGGCCCATGCTCAGGAGATGCTGCCCGAGGTGGTGAACGAGCACATTGGGCTGTATGTTAACGACTTCAGCCGGGAGCTGGGCCCCGAGGGCTTGGCCGCGGTGGAAGAGCTCTTGGCCCGCGGCCGCGAGATAGGCCTGTTGCCCCAGGGCGGGTACTCCTTGCTGGCGGGATAA
- the nrdR gene encoding transcriptional regulator NrdR, translating to MRCPFCGKLDNKVVDSRVSKDASVIRRRRQCLDCDQRFTTYERVEEMETYVVKKDGSREVFDRAKLKTGVLKALHKRPVSIEKVDAFLDNLETSFQERNLREIPVRELGEAVMNLLKELDDVAYVRFASVYREFRDVDELMREVKKLVAQREEN from the coding sequence ATGAGGTGCCCGTTCTGCGGCAAGTTGGATAACAAGGTGGTGGATTCGAGGGTGAGCAAAGACGCCTCGGTGATCCGCCGCCGCCGCCAGTGTCTGGACTGCGACCAGCGCTTCACCACCTATGAGCGGGTGGAGGAGATGGAGACCTATGTCGTCAAGAAGGACGGCAGCCGTGAGGTCTTCGACCGGGCCAAGCTCAAGACGGGCGTCCTCAAAGCCCTGCACAAGCGTCCGGTGTCCATTGAAAAGGTCGATGCTTTCCTGGACAACCTGGAGACCAGCTTTCAGGAGCGCAATCTGCGCGAGATCCCGGTGCGCGAGCTGGGCGAAGCGGTAATGAACCTGCTCAAGGAGCTGGACGACGTGGCCTACGTGCGCTTTGCCAGCGTGTACCGCGAGTTCCGCGACGTGGACGAGCTGATGCGCGAGGTTAAGAAGCTGGTGGCCCAGCGCGAGGAAAACTGA
- a CDS encoding bifunctional 3,4-dihydroxy-2-butanone-4-phosphate synthase/GTP cyclohydrolase II, with amino-acid sequence MPVASIEEAIEDIRNGKMVILVDDEDRENEGDLTMAAEMVTPEAINFMATHGRGLICLSLIPDQADRLGLTPMVRDNKSPFETAFTVSIEASKGVTTGISAHDRSHTIRTAVDPSSGPDDLVSPGHVFPLRARRGGVLVRTGQTEGSVDLARLAGLTPAGVICEIMKDDGTMARMPDLEVFAEQHGLKIVTVADLVSYRMGHESFVHRQAQVRLPTDFGEFTAMGYTNDVDNLEHVALVKGEIDPEKPVLVRVHSQCLTGDVFHSRRCDCGDQLAEALGKIEAEGSGVLLYMSQEGRGIGLVNKLRAYELQDHGADTVEANERLGFPADLRDYGIGAQILADLGVRQMRLMTNNPKKMVGLDGYGLSVVERVPLEIPPCADNEVYLRTKCTKMGHLLKQAAKAADRG; translated from the coding sequence ATGCCCGTGGCCAGCATAGAAGAGGCCATCGAGGATATTCGCAACGGTAAGATGGTCATCCTGGTGGATGACGAGGACCGTGAGAACGAAGGCGACCTGACCATGGCCGCGGAGATGGTGACCCCCGAGGCCATCAACTTCATGGCCACCCATGGCCGGGGTCTCATCTGCCTAAGCCTCATCCCCGACCAGGCGGATCGCCTGGGCCTCACCCCCATGGTGCGCGACAACAAGTCTCCCTTTGAGACCGCCTTTACCGTATCCATCGAGGCCAGCAAGGGAGTGACCACCGGCATCAGCGCCCACGACCGCTCCCACACCATCCGCACGGCGGTGGACCCGTCCTCCGGTCCCGACGACCTGGTCAGCCCCGGCCACGTGTTTCCGCTCCGGGCCCGCCGGGGCGGGGTGTTGGTGCGCACCGGGCAGACCGAGGGCTCGGTGGACCTGGCCCGCCTGGCCGGGCTCACCCCGGCCGGGGTGATCTGCGAGATCATGAAAGACGACGGCACCATGGCCCGCATGCCCGACCTGGAGGTCTTCGCGGAGCAACACGGGCTCAAGATCGTGACCGTGGCCGACCTGGTTTCCTATCGCATGGGCCATGAGTCTTTCGTGCACCGCCAGGCCCAGGTGCGCCTGCCCACCGACTTTGGCGAGTTCACGGCCATGGGTTATACCAACGACGTGGACAACCTGGAGCACGTGGCCCTGGTCAAGGGCGAGATCGATCCGGAAAAACCGGTGCTGGTCCGGGTGCACTCCCAGTGCCTCACCGGCGACGTGTTCCATTCGCGCCGCTGCGACTGCGGCGACCAGTTGGCCGAGGCCTTGGGCAAGATCGAGGCCGAGGGCTCTGGCGTGCTCTTGTACATGAGCCAGGAGGGCCGGGGCATAGGCTTGGTAAACAAGCTGAGGGCCTACGAGCTGCAGGACCACGGGGCCGACACGGTGGAGGCCAACGAGCGCCTGGGCTTCCCGGCCGACCTGCGCGACTACGGCATCGGGGCTCAGATATTGGCCGACCTGGGGGTCCGCCAGATGCGTCTTATGACCAACAACCCCAAAAAAATGGTGGGTCTGGACGGCTACGGGCTTTCGGTGGTGGAGCGGGTTCCCTTGGAGATTCCGCCCTGCGCCGATAACGAAGTCTACCTGCGCACCAAGTGCACCAAAATGGGGCATCTGCTCAAACAGGCCGCCAAAGCGGCCGATAGGGGGTGA
- a CDS encoding GNAT family N-acetyltransferase, translated as MEQGTELVGYFPGAIGEVTRLHATYYARYWSLDLSFEAQVGRELAEFMERADPARDLFLAAKDDDRLAGCVALDGSFDEGARLRWFIVDPGWHGRGLGRKLLSRCLEFARQAGHRKVFLWTFAGLDAARRLYEDAGFTLAEEHEVQQWGGRIVEQKFELHL; from the coding sequence TTGGAGCAGGGGACGGAGCTGGTTGGGTATTTCCCTGGTGCGATCGGCGAGGTAACCCGGCTGCACGCCACCTACTACGCCCGATACTGGAGCCTGGATCTATCGTTCGAGGCCCAGGTGGGCCGCGAATTGGCCGAGTTTATGGAGCGGGCCGATCCGGCCCGCGACTTGTTCCTGGCAGCCAAGGACGATGACCGCCTGGCCGGCTGCGTGGCCCTGGACGGCTCCTTTGATGAGGGGGCCAGGCTTCGCTGGTTCATCGTGGACCCGGGATGGCACGGCCGGGGCCTGGGGCGTAAGCTTTTAAGTCGCTGCCTGGAGTTCGCCCGCCAGGCGGGGCATCGCAAGGTCTTTTTGTGGACCTTCGCCGGGCTGGATGCGGCCCGGCGCCTGTATGAAGACGCTGGTTTCACCTTGGCCGAAGAGCACGAGGTGCAGCAATGGGGCGGACGCATCGTCGAGCAGAAATTCGAATTGCACCTTTAG
- the ribH gene encoding 6,7-dimethyl-8-ribityllumazine synthase, whose protein sequence is MAKVIEGSLKAQGIKVALVAGRFNDFITSKLVEGALDTLKRHGAADQNLTVVWVPGSFEIPLVARKLAAGGKYDAVITLGAVIRGATAHFDYVAAEVSKGVAQAGLETGVPVIFGVLTTDSIEQAIERAGTKAGNKGADAAMAAMEMVDLFKNL, encoded by the coding sequence ATGGCCAAGGTAATCGAGGGGTCCTTAAAGGCCCAAGGAATCAAGGTGGCCCTGGTGGCCGGCCGCTTCAACGACTTCATCACCTCAAAGCTGGTGGAGGGAGCCCTGGACACGCTCAAGCGCCACGGCGCGGCGGACCAGAACCTCACGGTGGTGTGGGTGCCCGGCTCCTTTGAAATTCCCCTGGTGGCCCGCAAGCTGGCGGCCGGCGGCAAATACGACGCGGTCATCACCCTGGGGGCGGTGATCCGGGGCGCCACGGCCCACTTCGACTACGTGGCCGCCGAGGTGTCCAAGGGCGTGGCCCAGGCCGGCCTGGAGACCGGGGTGCCGGTTATTTTCGGGGTGCTCACCACCGACAGCATCGAGCAGGCCATCGAGCGGGCCGGCACCAAGGCCGGCAACAAGGGCGCCGACGCCGCCATGGCCGCCATGGAAATGGTCGACCTGTTCAAGAATCTTTAG
- a CDS encoding deoxycytidylate deaminase has protein sequence MKARPSKDAYYLEIAREVSRRGTCLRRKYGAVIVKDDQIVSTGYAGAPRGVANCVDLGRCLRQELNIPSGQRYELCRSVHAEMNAVIHASRSQTLGATLYLSGVEMDDGLPTENPEPCLLCRRVIINAGIDKVVVHPRDAEITALDPQDWIDEENQAARMGLVAPVALEGEYGLSGRKQGENS, from the coding sequence TTGAAAGCCAGACCTAGCAAAGACGCCTACTACCTGGAAATCGCCCGCGAAGTAAGCCGCCGGGGCACCTGCCTGCGGCGCAAGTACGGCGCGGTGATCGTCAAGGACGACCAGATCGTATCCACCGGCTACGCCGGGGCTCCCCGGGGGGTGGCCAACTGCGTGGATCTGGGCCGTTGCCTGCGCCAGGAGCTCAACATCCCCTCGGGCCAGCGCTACGAACTGTGCCGCTCGGTGCACGCCGAGATGAACGCGGTGATCCACGCCTCGCGCTCCCAGACCCTGGGGGCCACCTTGTATTTGTCCGGAGTGGAGATGGACGACGGACTGCCCACCGAGAATCCCGAGCCTTGTCTGCTGTGCCGCCGGGTCATAATCAACGCCGGCATCGACAAGGTGGTGGTGCATCCGCGGGATGCCGAAATCACCGCCCTGGATCCCCAGGACTGGATCGACGAAGAGAATCAAGCCGCCCGCATGGGCCTGGTGGCGCCCGTGGCCCTGGAGGGGGAATACGGCCTGTCGGGCCGCAAACAGGGAGAAAACTCATGA
- a CDS encoding VOC family protein — protein MGNPFRWVELNTDDLDGAKEFYSEIFDWKMKSFEESSIPYYFINTGGDAEGGMMAKTNPHTPTAWTPFVEVKELSSVCDKVERLGGTILKHKTSVPGMGWFAVIKDPQGALFGLWQPRRD, from the coding sequence ATGGGCAACCCTTTCCGCTGGGTGGAGTTGAACACCGACGACCTGGATGGCGCCAAGGAATTTTACAGCGAGATTTTCGATTGGAAGATGAAGTCTTTTGAGGAATCCAGCATTCCTTACTACTTCATCAATACCGGCGGAGATGCCGAAGGCGGCATGATGGCCAAGACCAATCCTCACACTCCCACCGCCTGGACCCCCTTTGTGGAGGTCAAGGAGCTATCGTCCGTGTGCGACAAGGTGGAGCGCCTGGGCGGCACCATCCTCAAACACAAGACCTCCGTTCCGGGCATGGGCTGGTTCGCCGTGATCAAGGATCCCCAGGGAGCGCTGTTTGGCCTGTGGCAGCCCCGGCGGGACTAG
- a CDS encoding riboflavin synthase, with product MFTGLVEGLGRVGRITPQGPDSVLSISAPWPAEQTVLGESIAVNGACLTVTRIGADGFAVDVSAETLSRTTLGGLRLGDRVNLERAMQLGDRLGGHLVTGHVDCVGTLQKLEQVGGSTRIEVGIPPEHLRFVVEKGSVALNGISLTVNQVGSESFSLNIIPHTMTATTLHLAKQGDSVNIETDLIGKYVARLLNRDEDGPGASKGLSMEDLKRMGW from the coding sequence ATGTTCACCGGACTGGTGGAAGGCCTGGGCCGGGTGGGGCGCATCACCCCCCAGGGCCCGGACAGCGTGCTGAGCATCAGCGCGCCCTGGCCAGCGGAGCAGACCGTGCTGGGTGAGTCCATCGCGGTAAACGGGGCCTGCCTCACGGTGACCCGCATCGGCGCCGACGGGTTCGCGGTGGACGTGTCGGCCGAGACGCTCTCGCGCACCACCCTGGGAGGCCTCCGGCTGGGCGACAGGGTGAATCTGGAACGGGCCATGCAGTTGGGCGATCGCCTGGGGGGCCATCTGGTCACCGGGCACGTGGATTGCGTGGGCACGTTGCAAAAGCTGGAACAGGTGGGCGGCTCCACCCGCATCGAGGTGGGCATCCCGCCCGAGCACCTGCGTTTTGTGGTGGAAAAGGGCTCGGTGGCCCTGAACGGCATCAGCCTCACGGTCAACCAGGTGGGGAGCGAAAGCTTCAGCCTGAATATTATTCCCCACACCATGACCGCCACCACCCTTCACCTTGCCAAGCAAGGCGATTCTGTTAATATTGAGACCGACCTCATAGGCAAGTACGTGGCAAGGCTACTTAATCGCGATGAGGACGGCCCCGGGGCCTCCAAGGGCCTGAGCATGGAAGACCTCAAGCGCATGGGCTGGTAG
- the ribD gene encoding bifunctional diaminohydroxyphosphoribosylaminopyrimidine deaminase/5-amino-6-(5-phosphoribosylamino)uracil reductase RibD, translating into MAIRPPEPQDIHFMRRALALTRRGLGRSSPNPAVGAVVVARGRVVGQGWHAKAGEPHAEVHALKQAGELARGATIYVTLEPCHHAGRTPPCTQGILAAGIARVVYGASDPNPRVAGGGGSFLAEQGLDVTPGVLEAACAWEHRFFMTHVTTGRPHVILKTAATMDGKTASATGHSRWVTGGASRRFVHRLRGWVDAIMVGSGTALADDPQLTCRLAGRSNPLRVVVDSRLRLPVTARVLDPAQAPGCLVACLDGAPLERAQALSDAGAQVLRLPPDAAGRVDLSALLGELGGRGITSLLAEGGAGLAWSLLEGGLVNEVMYFYAPKLVGGAAAPSMVGGPGLERMDKAWPLSRPMVRRFGDDVMLWSIIQA; encoded by the coding sequence ATGGCTATCCGTCCCCCAGAACCCCAGGACATCCATTTCATGCGCCGGGCCCTGGCCCTGACCCGCCGGGGTCTGGGCCGCAGCTCGCCCAACCCGGCGGTGGGCGCGGTGGTGGTGGCCCGGGGCCGGGTGGTGGGCCAAGGCTGGCACGCCAAGGCCGGGGAGCCCCACGCCGAGGTGCACGCCCTCAAGCAAGCCGGGGAGCTGGCCCGGGGAGCCACCATCTACGTCACCCTGGAGCCCTGCCACCACGCCGGGCGCACCCCGCCCTGCACCCAGGGCATCCTGGCCGCGGGCATCGCGCGGGTGGTGTACGGGGCTTCCGACCCCAACCCCCGGGTGGCCGGAGGCGGGGGAAGTTTTTTGGCTGAACAGGGGTTGGACGTGACGCCGGGGGTGTTGGAGGCGGCCTGCGCCTGGGAGCACCGCTTTTTTATGACCCACGTCACCACCGGACGGCCCCACGTGATCCTCAAGACCGCGGCCACCATGGACGGCAAGACCGCCAGCGCCACCGGGCACAGCCGCTGGGTCACCGGGGGCGCCAGCCGCCGCTTCGTGCACCGGCTGCGGGGCTGGGTGGACGCCATCATGGTGGGCTCTGGCACCGCGCTGGCCGACGACCCCCAGCTGACCTGCCGCCTGGCGGGCCGGTCCAACCCCTTGCGGGTGGTGGTGGACAGCCGTTTGCGCCTGCCGGTAACGGCCCGGGTGCTGGACCCGGCCCAGGCGCCGGGCTGCCTGGTGGCCTGCCTGGACGGCGCGCCCCTGGAGAGGGCCCAGGCCCTGAGCGACGCCGGAGCCCAGGTTTTGCGCCTGCCCCCGGACGCCGCGGGACGGGTGGATCTGAGCGCGCTCCTGGGCGAGCTGGGAGGGCGGGGCATCACCAGCCTGCTGGCCGAGGGAGGGGCCGGTCTGGCCTGGTCCCTGCTGGAGGGCGGGCTGGTCAACGAGGTCATGTATTTTTACGCGCCCAAGCTGGTGGGCGGGGCCGCCGCTCCCTCCATGGTGGGCGGGCCCGGCCTGGAGCGCATGGATAAGGCCTGGCCTTTGAGCCGCCCCATGGTGCGGCGTTTCGGCGATGATGTTATGCTGTGGTCCATCATCCAAGCTTAG
- the nusB gene encoding transcription antitermination factor NusB has protein sequence MGERRKSRELALKVLYQMEHGDATAQEALDSFADNFAAPKRLWVYAQELVNGIAEHAAAIDQALAEASRSWRVERMSRVDRNILRLACYEMLFSGGSVPPKVAINEAVELAKRYGAEDSPGFINAVLDSLLAAAN, from the coding sequence GTGGGCGAACGCCGTAAAAGCCGCGAGCTGGCCCTCAAGGTGCTCTATCAAATGGAGCACGGTGACGCCACCGCCCAGGAGGCCCTGGACAGCTTCGCGGACAACTTTGCCGCGCCCAAACGGCTGTGGGTCTATGCCCAGGAACTGGTCAACGGCATCGCGGAGCACGCCGCCGCGATAGACCAGGCCCTGGCCGAGGCCAGCCGCAGTTGGCGGGTAGAGCGGATGTCGCGGGTGGACCGCAACATCCTGCGTCTGGCCTGCTACGAGATGCTCTTCAGCGGCGGCTCGGTACCGCCCAAGGTGGCCATCAACGAGGCGGTGGAGTTGGCCAAGCGCTACGGCGCGGAGGACTCGCCGGGATTCATCAACGCGGTGCTGGACTCCTTGCTGGCCGCCGCCAACTAG
- a CDS encoding TetR/AcrR family transcriptional regulator, giving the protein MPPSSTFNNLPSDKQERILDEALSEFAAKGYARASLNRLVSRLGIAKGSIFKYFRDKPGLFSQVFDFSVERVKRHLRRVREDTKGQDVFTRLEISLLAGLEMIAANPRLFQFYLRVMFEGDVPFRGRLLASIRLFSHDYIMDLLTDGVADGQLRADLDLEMAALVVDATLERFLIASVMEHMDTGLCLKDADAAHAAQLAAGLVDTLRRGLGAES; this is encoded by the coding sequence ATGCCGCCCAGCAGCACCTTCAACAACCTGCCTTCCGACAAGCAAGAGCGCATCCTGGACGAAGCCCTGAGCGAGTTCGCGGCCAAGGGCTACGCCCGGGCCTCGCTCAACCGCCTGGTGAGCCGCCTGGGCATAGCCAAGGGCAGCATCTTCAAATACTTCCGCGACAAGCCCGGCTTGTTCTCCCAGGTGTTCGATTTTTCGGTGGAGCGGGTGAAGCGCCATTTGCGCCGGGTGCGCGAGGACACCAAGGGCCAGGACGTGTTCACCCGCCTGGAGATCAGCCTGCTGGCGGGCCTGGAGATGATCGCGGCCAACCCCCGCTTGTTCCAGTTTTACCTTCGGGTGATGTTCGAGGGCGACGTGCCCTTCCGGGGGCGCCTGCTGGCCTCCATCCGCCTGTTCAGCCACGACTACATCATGGACCTGCTGACCGACGGGGTAGCCGACGGCCAATTGCGGGCGGACCTGGATTTGGAAATGGCCGCTCTGGTGGTGGACGCCACCTTGGAGCGCTTTTTGATTGCTTCGGTGATGGAGCACATGGACACCGGCCTGTGCCTCAAGGACGCCGACGCGGCCCATGCGGCGCAGCTGGCCGCCGGTCTGGTGGACACGCTGCGCCGGGGATTGGGGGCTGAATCATGA